One stretch of Arachis hypogaea cultivar Tifrunner chromosome 20, arahy.Tifrunner.gnm2.J5K5, whole genome shotgun sequence DNA includes these proteins:
- the LOC112783037 gene encoding uncharacterized protein — protein MGWRGLLGFEYGIVQAPLGPDISGPELVAAVANAGGLGLLRAPDWECPDYVRGLINKTRSLTDKPFGIGVVLAFPHQQNLKVILDEKVAILQVYWGDCTPDLVAMAHSAGVKIVPQVGDLRGAKQAINAGVDGIIVQGREAGGHVIGQDGLISLVPTVVDLVGNRNIPVIAAGGIVDARGYVAALALGAQGVCLGTRFVATEESYAHPTYKRKLIEMDETEYTDVFGRARWPGAPQRVLKTPFYKDWRSLPSHENETNQPLIGHSTIHGMDREIRRFAGTVPNMTTTGDIESMAMYAGQGVGLIKEILPAGEVVKRLVEGAQILIKQHFN, from the exons ATGGGTTGGAGAgggttacttggttttgaatatGGCATAGTTCAGGCGCCATTAGGCCCTGATATCTCTGGCCCTGAGCTTGTTGCTGCTGTTGCCAATGCCGGCGGTCTTGGTCTTCTCCGGGCCCCCGACTGGGAATGCCCTGATTATGTGAGGGGCCTCATAAACAAGACCAGGTCCTTAACCGATAAACCCTTCGGGATCGGTGTAGTCCTTGCTTTTCCTCATCAACAGAATCTGAAGGTCATTTTGGACGAGAAAGTTGCAATCTTGCAGGTCTACTGGGGAGATTGTACCCCTGATTTAGTTGCCATGGCTCATTCAGCTGGTGTCAAGATTGTTCCGCAAGTTGGGGATTTGAGAGGTGCGAAACAGGCAATCAATGCTGGTGTTGATGGAATCATTGTTCAAGGACGCGAAGCCGGTGGTCATGTCATTGGTCAG GATGGTCTGATATCGTTAGTGCCAACGGTGGTTGATCTTGTTGGTAATCGGAACATTCCGGTTATTGCAGCCGGTGGAATCGTCGATGCTCGAGGTTATGTTGCTGCTCTGGCTCTTGGTGCTCAGGGTGTATGTCTAGGGACAAG GTTTGTGGCAACTGAGGAAAGCTATGCTCATCCAACATACAAGAGGAAGTTGATTGAAATGGATGAAACCGAGTACACAGATGTATTTGGGAGGGCAAGGTGGCCCGGCGCGCCGCAGCGTGTTCTCAAGACACCCTTCTACAAGGATTGGAGATCACTTCCATCCCATGAGAATGAAACCAACCAGCCACTCATTGGCCATTCAACAATCCATGGCATG GATAGAGAGATTCGCCGTTTCGCAGGTACTGTCCCAAACATGACAACCACAGGAGATATTGAGAGCATGGCTATGTATGCCGGCCAAGGCGTCGGTCTCATCAAGGAAATTCTACCTGCTGGTGAAGTTGTGAAGAGGCTAGTTGAAGGTGCTCAGATTCTGATTAAGCAGCACTTCAATTAG
- the LOC112783036 gene encoding 7-deoxyloganetin glucosyltransferase, translated as MNSIIESNRKPHAVLTPYPLQGHINAVFKLAKLLHLRGFHITFVHTEYNYKRFLKSMAMSPNNNNHLIHSIPHFCFETIPDGLPHPDDNGNNHNQDLHALLDSVRNKFLAPFRSLLAKLIELASAGAVPPVTCLVSDGTMPFTIQAAQDLGLPILLLFPSAASSFLSAMHFRTLIHKGLIPLKDESCLTNGYLETKVDWIPGMKNFRLKDLPDFIRTTDPNDPMLQFLMELTDKAHNANGVVLNTFDELEGEVVNALSSMLPAVYTIGPFPSFSYHNPEDQQLEILGSNLWKEDTVCLEWLDSKEPRSVIYVNFGSITVISPEKLSEFAWGLANSKKPFLWIIRPDLVIGGSVVLSPEFVDETRGRGLIASWCNQEQVLNHPSVGGFLTHCGWNSTTESVCAGVPMLCWPFFADQPTNCRNICNEWGIGIEINNDVKRKDLENLVNELMVGEKGKKMRQKVTELKKKAEEVTRPGGSSYMNLDKVIKEVLLKEN; from the exons ATGAATTCCATCATTGAAAGTAATAGAAAACCGCATGCAGTGCTAACACCTTATCCACTTCAAGGCCATATCAATGCAGTGTTCAAACTAGCAAAGCTTCTTCACCTAAGAGGCTTTCATATAACCTTTGTCCACACTGAATACAACTACAAACGCTTCCTCAAATCAATGGCTATGTctcccaacaacaacaaccaccttaTTCATTCCATTCCGCACTTTTGTTTTGAAACCATCCCTGATGGTCTTCCCCATCCTGATGATAATGGCAATAATCATAATCAAGATCTTCATGCTCTTTTGGACTCAGTCAGGAACAAATTCCTCGCCCCGTTTCGAAGCCTTCTTGCTAAACTTATAGAGTTGGCCTCAGCTGGTGCTGTCCCTCCAGTTACTTGTCTTGTTTCTGATGGAACCATGCCTTTTACTATACAAGCTGCTCAAGATCTTGGACTCCCTATCCTTCTCCTTTTTCCATCTGCTGCTTCTTCATTCTTGTCTGCTATGCACTTTCGCACTCTCATTCATAAAGGTCTCATACCACTCAAAG ATGAGAGTTGTCTGACAAATGGATATTTGGAGACAAAAGTTGATTGGATTCCAGGAATGAAAAATTTTAGACTCAAGGACCTGCCTGACTTTATAAGGACAACAGATCCAAATGATCCCATGTTGCAATTTCTCATGGAATTGACAGATAAAGCTCACAATGCTAATGGTGTTGTTTTGAATACTTTTGATGAACTCGAGGGTGAGGTAGTCAATGCTCTCTCCTCTATGTTACCTGCTGTTTACACCATTGGCCCTTTCCCTTCATTTTCCTATCACAATCCAGAGGATCAACAACTGGAAATTTTGGGTTCTAATCTTTGGAAAGAAGATACTGTGTGTCTTGAATGGCTCGACTCCAAGGAGCCGAGATCTGTTATTTATGTGAATTTCGGCAGCATAACAGTTATTTCGCCCGAGAAACTATCAGAGTTTGCGTGGGGTTTGGCCAACAGCAAGAAGCCGTTCTTATGGATCATTAGGCCTGACCTTGTTATTGGTGGCTCGGTGGTTCTGTCCCCGGAGTTTGTTGATGAGACTCGAGGTAGAGGCCTAATAGCTAGTTGGTGCAACCAAGAGCAGGTGCTGAACCACCCTTCAGTTGGTGGATTCTTGACTCACTGTGGATGGAACTCGACCACTGAAAGCGTGTGTGCCGGAGTGCCAATGTTGTGTTGGCCGTTTTTCGCAGACCAACCAACAAACTGTAGAAATATATGTAATGAATGGGGCATTGGGATTGAAATTAATAACGATGTGAAGAGAAAGGATCTGGAGAATCTTGTCAATGAATTGATGGTGggagagaagggaaagaagatgaGACAAAAGGTCACGGAGCTCAAGAAGAAGGCAGAGGAGGTGACTAGACCCGGTGGTTCTTCATACATGAACTTGGACAAAGTGATTAAGGAGGTCTTACTGAAAGAAAACTAG
- the LOC140182936 gene encoding uncharacterized protein, giving the protein MDFVLVQTGTGSEVAPPILGGGAVATESRQQQRSPPRDATQTHERRPFEGTGDNHARIMQELRHRMQDLERRLAERERDRRSPERSPTRSRSRSRSRRTPSPQWESESTGERIRPRRRSRDPIIYARHERRRASNRGNEEAHRENNESRRTARGPVIIGATLFHRSVLEVRLPKHFDKPIDMKYDGTQDPLEHLTAFEARMNLEGVGDEVRCRAFPVTLAGPAIRWFNNLPQGSVTQFTDISRAFLAQFTTKIIKAKHPINLLGVTQRPGEPTRKYLDRFNDECLEIDGLTDSVASLCLTNGLSNEDFRKHLTTKPVWTMQEIQCVAKEYINDEEVSRVVAANKRQPAYNQPRHFETRERPKEHAKDGGPSKPSKPFPRVGKFTNYTPLTASITEDALEQAIRDGKLADFSHLIREPRRRNRDNDNEDRSRPTRRRQEPEGDDHGLTVINVVTARNTAPRSKSAQKKDAKVLAVSTPPVRGLKGLPPISFGPEDQWFDEVPESPPMVITARIGTGLIKRILIDTGADSNIMFRNVFDALGLRDSDLTTHQHDFVILRDSTAYNIILGRKTINDLGAAISTKLLVMKFITDDGSVGSLRGDLETAVACDHASLSLRKKSKEASGVFLADLDARVDDKPRPEPEGDLEKFRVGEEHDKFTFINRNLPHEIKESLMEMIRANADLFAWTPADMPGIDPQLMSHHLAVKAGAKPVAQRRRKMSQERADKIFSELLGKTVEVYVDDILAKTARPDDLLSDLNDVFSSLRQHGMRLNPLKCAFAMEAGKFLGFMITQRGVEANPEKCQAVLQMKSPSCIKDVQRLAGRLTALSRFLGASAARAIPFFNLMRKGMAFEWTPACEEAFNHFKQILAAPPVLGKPKAGEPLYLYLSVTEEALAAVLVTEEARTQQPVYFVSRALQGPELRYSKLERLALALLVSSRRLRQYFQSHRIVVRTDQAIRQILQKPDLAGRMMTWAIELSQYDLQYEPRHAIKAQAMADFLVEEVIIQHVPREKNTRADLLSKLASTKPGSGNRSLIQGMVKEPTVALHLTESSPSWLDPITNFLELGKLPEDEKAAKALRREAARYAIIQGQLFKKGLSQPLLKCLHPDQTDYVLREVHEGCCGHHIGGDNPFRHPGGRYLGQWDPVYRQEVHGIPLRLGNKTKVLLNRTPSNKRAGRSRKQSHSSWSKEAPRQ; this is encoded by the exons ATGGATTTCGTGCTGGTCCAGACCGGGACTGGTTCCGAGGTAGCGCCTCCCATACTCGGGGGAGGCGCCGTCGCGACGGAATCCCGGCAGCAGCAACGGTCCCCCCCGAGGGATGCGACGCAGACTCACGAGAGACGCCCCTTCGAGGGGACGGGTGACAACCACGCCAGGATAATGCAAGAACTACGCCACAGAATGCAGGACTTAGAGCGCAGGCTAGCAGAAAGAGAGCGCGACCGACGCTCCCCAGAGCGGAGCCCCACCCGTTCCCGTTCGAGAAGCCGCTCGAGGCGCACGCCGAGCCCCCAATGGGAGTCGGAGAGCACTGGGGAACGGATACGCCCCAGAAGAAGAAGTCGCGACCCCATTATCTACGCCCGACACGAAAGACGGCGCGCGTCGAACAGAGGCAACGAGGAAGCCCACCGCGAGAACAATGAGTCGAGAAGAACTGCCCGAGGACCCGTCATAATAGGAGCGACCCTTTTCCACCGCTCTGTACTCGAGGTCCGATTACCAAAACATTTCGACAAGCCGATAGACATGAAGTATGACGGAACACAAGACCCCCTGGAACACttgacggccttcgaggccaggatgaacctagaaggggTGGGAGACGAGGTCAGATGTCGCGCTTTCCCGGTCACCTTAGCGGGCCCGGCAATACGGTGGTTTAACAACCTCCCGCAAGGCTCGGTGACCCAATTTACCGACATCAGCCGCGCCTTCTTGGCTCAGTTCACAACCAAGATTATCAAAGCCAAACACCCAATCAATTTGCTGGGGGTGACGCAGAGACCCGGAGAGCCGACCAGGAAGTACCTGGACCGTTTTAACGACGAGTGCTTGGAAATTGACGGTCTGACGGACTCAGTGGCAAGTTTGTGCTTAACGAACGGGCTGTCGAATGAGGATTTCAGGAAACACCTCACCACGAAGCCCGTCTGGACGATGCAAGAGATCCAGTGCGTGGCCAAAGAATACATTaatgacgaggaagtcagccgggtcgtggctgccaataaacggcagcccgCCTACAACCAACCCCGTCACTTCGAAACCAgagaaagaccaaaggaacacGCCAAGGACGGCGGTCCGAGTAAACCATCCAAACCGTTCCCCCGAGTCGGgaagttcaccaactacacccccctcacGGCATCGATCActgaa GATGCCCTCGAGCAAGCTATCAGGGACGGCAAACTCGCTGACTTCTCCCACCTCATAAGGGAACCAAGGAGACGCAACCGGGACAACGACAACGAGGACAGATCCCGACCAACAAGACGACGACAGGAGCCGGAGGGTGACGACCACGGTCTCACGGTGATAAACGTGGTGACGGCCAGGAATACCGCCCCGAGGTCGAAATCGGCGCAGAAGAAAGATGCCAAGGTCTTAGCGGTCTCCACCCCACCTGTTAGAGGTCTTAAGGGTCTCCCACCTATCTCTTTCGGCCCGGAGGACCAATGGTTTGACGAAGTGCCGGAAAGTccgcccatggtcatcacggctaGGATCGGAACTGGCCTCATCAAACGAATCCTGATAGACACGGGGGcagactcaaacatcatgttccgaaACGTTTTCGATGCCCTGGGATTAAGAGATTCCGACCTAACaacccaccagcacg ACTTTGTAATATTACGAGATTCGACGGCCTATAACATCATCTTGGGGAGAAAGACCATTAACGACCTGGGGGCAGCCATCAGCACGAAACTACTGGTGATGAAGTTCATCACCGATGACGGATCCGTGGGATCCCTCCGGGGCGACTTGGAAACGGCGGTCGCTTGCGACCATGCCAGCCTTTCTCTCAGGAAAAAATCCAAGGAGGCGTCAGGGGTTTTCCTGGCCGACCTGGACGCCAGGGTAGACGACAAACCCAGACCAGAGCCAGAAGGAGATTTGGAAAAGTTCAGAGTCGGCGAGGAGCACGATAAGTTCACATTCATAAACAGAAACCTCCCACACGAAATAAAGGAGTCTTTGATGGAAATGATCAGGGCTAACGCCGACCTATTCGCCTGGACGcctgccgacatgccagggatagacccccAGCTCATGTCGCATCACCTGGCCGTAAAGGCAGGAGCCAAACCGGTGGCCCAGAGAAGGAGGAAAATGTCGCAGGAAAGGGCAGACAAG ataTTCAGTGAACTCCTGGGCAAAACAGTGGAAGTCTATGTAGATGACATACTCGCAAAGACCGCCCGACCTGACGATCTCCTGAGTGACCTTAACGACGTTTTCTCGTCCCTacgacaacacggcatgaggcttaatCCACTCAAATGCGCGTTCGCCATGGAGGCCGGAAAATTCCTAGGCTTCATGATCACTCAAAGAGGAGTGGAAGCCAATCCCGAAAAATGCCAAGCGGTCCTTCAAATGAAGAGTCCGAGTTGCATCAAAGACGTCCAGAGACTTGCTGGGAGATTAACAGCTTTGTCCCGTTTCCTCGGCGCATCGGCGGCAAGGGCCATACCTTTCTTCAacttaatgagaaagggaatggcGTTCGAATGGACACCAGCGTGCGAAGAAGCGTTCAACCACTTCAAGCAAATCTTGGCGGCACCACCAGTCCTCGGGAAACCCAAAGCCGGAGAACCGCTCTACCTCTATCTATCAGTAACCGAGGAAGCGCTTGCCGCGGTCCTCGTTACAGAAGAAGCAAGGACGCAACAGCCTGTCTACTTCGTGAGCAGGGCACTCCAGGGACCAGAGCTGAGGTACAGTAAACTGGAAAGACTGGCGCTGGCGCTCCTAGTATCCTCCCGAAGGTTAAGACAATACTTCCAGAGTCACCGTATAGTTGTGAGGACAGATCAGGCGATTCGGCAAATACTGCAAAAACCTGATTTAGCTggtaggatgatgacctgggccatcgagctctcACAATATGACCTACAGTATGAGCCTCGACACGCAATCAAGGCCCAGGCAATGGCAGACTTCTTGGTGGAG GAGGTCATTATCCAGCACGTTCCGAGAGAAAAGAACACACGAGCAGACCTTTTGTCGAAGCTTGCGAGCACAAAGCCAGGATCGGGTAACCGGTCGCTCATCCAGGGCATGGTGAAGGAACCAACGGTCGCCCTCCACCTGACGGAGTCGAGCCCCTCATGGCTAGACCCCATTACCAACTTCTTGGAACTCGGCAAGTTGCCCGAGGATGAGAAGGCAGCCAAAGCTTTAAGAAGGGAGGCGGCCAGATACGCAATCATACAAGGACAactattcaaaaagggactcagccagcCCCTATTGAAGTGCTTACACCCtgaccaaacggactacgtgcTCAGAGAAGTCCACGAAGGGTGTTGCGgacaccacatcgggg gtgataacccgtttcggCATCCCGGAGGTCGTTATCTCGGACAATGGGACCCAGTTTACCGACAAGaagttcatggaattcctctccgGCTTGGGAATAAAACAAAAGTTCTCCTCAATAGAACACCCTCAAACAAACGGGCAGGTAGAAGCCGCAAACAAAGTCATTCTTCTTGGTCTAAAGAAGCGCCTAGACAGTAA